Proteins from a genomic interval of Lycium ferocissimum isolate CSIRO_LF1 chromosome 2, AGI_CSIRO_Lferr_CH_V1, whole genome shotgun sequence:
- the LOC132044765 gene encoding auxin response factor 3 isoform X1: protein MFDLNTVDNDDVAPVSLDSPAATSSAASDLTSTTPVASASASVCMELWHACAGPLISLPKKGSAVVYLPQGHLEHLSEYPSVAYNLPAHVFCRVVDVKLQADAATDEVYAQVSLVPDNQQIEQKWRDGDIDADTEEEEIEGAGKSITPHMFCKTLTASDTSTHGGFSVPRRAAEDCFPPLDYRQQRPSQELVAKDLHGIEWKFRHIYRGQPRRHLLTTGWSAFVNKKKLVSGDAVLFLRTGDGELRLGVRRAAQAKTCSNYLAPYSQLLNVTGIVDAANAISSRNAFNISYNPRGSTSDFIVPYHKFSKTLAHPFSAGMRFKMRVETEEAAEQRFTGLVVGVSDVDPVRWPGSKWRCLLVRWDDLDVSRHNRVSPWEIEPSGSAPVSSSLVMPSAKRTRVGFPISKADFPIPRDGIAVSDFGESSRFQKVLQGQEILGMHAPYGGLDAQSPRPGGLRCFPGFPSSGTSRMGNSIRPLLCDNDKSHESIGFSESLRFNKVLQGQEIFSNPPYGKGPAGSQMHEKSRSGIFVGIQVPSHGNRWSAPNQGNRTHYNPSTLVPASSPASVLTFQHPSAPASKFQGMFNHKHGRLETGTRASLDMSESCSRQLASGSHTEDISRKEGTQEISSFGFLKEQKQTGISYLSLGTQSSFNGNQNLVSMCKTSCRIFGFPLTDSKLTATRAENPAEDVYSHGLETTFLPSNDGKLQPGPPLMTNVAGTNFTKVNDLYAARDVLLDIAL, encoded by the exons ATGTTTGATCTAAACACTGTGGATAACGATGACGTGGCGCCGGTGTCATTGGATTCACCGGCGGCGACGTCCTCGGCGGCTTCTGATTTGACGTCGACAACTCCGGTGGCTTCGGCGTCGGCGTCGGTGTGTATGGAGCTGTGGCATGCGTGTGCTGGACCGTTGATTTCGTTACCGAAGAAAGGAAGTGCTGTTGTGTACTTACCACAAGGTCACTTGGAACATCTCTCTGAGTATCCGTCCGTAGCATATAACCTCCCTGCTCACGTTTTCTGTCGCGTTGTTGATGTCAAGTTACAG GCGGATGCGGCGACTGATGAGGTTTATGCACAAGTCTCACTGGTTCCAGACAATCAG CAGATTGAGCAGAAATGGAGGGATGGAGACATTGATGCAGATACTGAAGAGGAGGAAATAGAAGGTGCTGGAAAATCAATAACACCACACATGTTCTGCAAGACTCTCACTGCTTCGGATACCAGCACTCATGGTGGTTTTTCTGTCCCTCGCCGGGCGGCAGAAGATTGCTTTCCTCCCTTG GATTACAGACAACAGAGGCCCTCACAGGAGCTGGTAGCCAAAGATCTGCATGGTATAGAGTGGAAATTTCGGCATATCTATCGGG GTCAGCCACGACGGCATCTGCTCACTACTGGATGGAGTGCATTTGTAAACAAGAAGAAGCTTGTCTCTGGTGATGCTGTGCTTTTCTTGAG GACTGGTGATGGAGAGCTTAGGCTAGGAGTGAGACGAGCTGCCCAAGCCAAAACATGTTCAAATTATCTGGCTCCCTATAGCCAGCTGTTGAATGTCACTGGTATTGTAGATGCGGCTAATGCCATATCTAGCAGAAATGCCTTCAACATTTCTTATAACCCAAG GGGTAGCACATCTGACTTCATTGTACCTTACCACAAATTTTCAAAGACTCTTGCACATCCCTTTTCAGCTGGAATGAGGTTTAAGATGCGTGTTGAAACAGAAGAGGCAGCTGAGCAAAG GTTCACCGGACTTGTTGTAGGAGTCAGCGATGTAGATCCAGTTCGATGGCCTGGTTCGAAATGGAGGTGCCTATTG GTCAGATGGGATGATCTTGATGTTTCTAGACATAATAGGGTTTCTCCATGGGAGATTGAGCCATCTGGTTCAGCTCCTGTATCCAGCAGCTTGGTGATGCCTTCTGCAAAGAGGACCAGGGTTGGCTTTCCAATTTCAAAGGCAGATTTTCCAATTCCTAGAG ATGGAATTGCAGTATCAGACTTTGGGGAATCTTCTAGGTTCCAGAAGGTCTTGCAAGGTCAAGAAATTTTGGGGATGCATGCTCCTTATGGTGGACTTGATGCTCAGAGTCCTCGTCCAGGGGGGTTAAGATGCTTTCCTGGTTTTCCTAGTTCTGGGACATCTAGAATGGGAAACAGCATTAGACCCCTGCTTTGTGACAATGACAAGTCCCATGAAAGCATTGGCTTTAGTGAATCTCTTCGATTTAATAAGGTCTTGCAAGGTCAAGAAATTTTTTCAAACCCTCCTTACGGGAAAGGTCCAGCTGGTAGCCAGATGCATGAGAAAAGTAGAAGTGGTATTTTCGTCGGTATTCAGGTTCCAAGCCATGGAAACAGGTGGTCCGCTCCAAATCAGGGTAATCGCACTCACTACAATCCAAGTACTCTTGTCCCAGCATCATCACCAGCTTCTGTACTCACTTTTCAGCATCCAAGCGCTCCAGCTTCAAAGTTCCAGGGTATGTTCAATCATAAACATGGGAGGCTTGAGACTGGCACCCGGGCTTCTTTAGATATGTCTGAGAGCTGTAGTAGGCAGCTCGCATCTGGCTCACATACTGAGGACATCAGTAGGAAGGAAGGTACTCAAGAAATCAGTTCTTTTGGTTTCTTAAAGGAGCAAAAGCAAACAGGAATTTCATATCTTTCTCTTGGGACACAGTCGTCATTCAATGGCAATCAGAATTTAGTATCCATGTGTAAAACCAGTTGCAGGATCTTTGGATTCCCCTTGACCGACAGTAAACTAACTGCAACTAGAGCGGAGAATCCCGCTGAAGATGTATATTCACATGGTCTAGAAACGACATTTCTCCCTTCCAATGATGGAAAGTTGCAGCCAGGGCCACCATTGATGACTAATGTTGCGGGAACAAATTTTACTAAAGTAAATGACCTCTATGCAGCAAGAGATGTGCTTCTTGATATTGCTCTGTAG
- the LOC132044765 gene encoding auxin response factor 3 isoform X2: MFDLNTVDNDDVAPVSLDSPAATSSAASDLTSTTPVASASASVCMELWHACAGPLISLPKKGSAVVYLPQGHLEHLSEYPSVAYNLPAHVFCRVVDVKLQADAATDEVYAQVSLVPDNQQIEQKWRDGDIDADTEEEEIEGAGKSITPHMFCKTLTASDTSTHGGFSVPRRAAEDCFPPLDYRQQRPSQELVAKDLHGIEWKFRHIYRGQPRRHLLTTGWSAFVNKKKLVSGDAVLFLRTGDGELRLGVRRAAQAKTCSNYLAPYSQLLNVTGIVDAANAISSRNAFNISYNPRGSTSDFIVPYHKFSKTLAHPFSAGMRFKMRVETEEAAEQRFTGLVVGVSDVDPVRWPGSKWRCLLVRWDDLDVSRHNRVSPWEIEPSGSAPVSSSLVMPSAKRTRVGFPISKADFPIPRDGIAVSDFGESSRFQKVLQGQEILGMHAPYGGLDAQSPRPGGLRCFPGFPSSGTSRMGNSIRPLLCDNDKSHESIGFSESLRFNKVLQGQEIFSNPPYGKGPAGSQMHEKSRSGIFVGIQVPSHGNRWSAPNQGNRTHYNPSTLVPASSPASVLTFQHPSAPASKFQGMFNHKHGRLETGTRASLDMSESCSRQLASGSHTEDISRKEGTQEISSFGFLKEQKQTGISYLSLGTQSSFNGNQNLVSMCKTSCRIFGFPLTDSKLTATRAENPAEDVYSHGLETTFLPSNDGKLQPGPPLMTNVAGTNFTKEHLACMFL; the protein is encoded by the exons ATGTTTGATCTAAACACTGTGGATAACGATGACGTGGCGCCGGTGTCATTGGATTCACCGGCGGCGACGTCCTCGGCGGCTTCTGATTTGACGTCGACAACTCCGGTGGCTTCGGCGTCGGCGTCGGTGTGTATGGAGCTGTGGCATGCGTGTGCTGGACCGTTGATTTCGTTACCGAAGAAAGGAAGTGCTGTTGTGTACTTACCACAAGGTCACTTGGAACATCTCTCTGAGTATCCGTCCGTAGCATATAACCTCCCTGCTCACGTTTTCTGTCGCGTTGTTGATGTCAAGTTACAG GCGGATGCGGCGACTGATGAGGTTTATGCACAAGTCTCACTGGTTCCAGACAATCAG CAGATTGAGCAGAAATGGAGGGATGGAGACATTGATGCAGATACTGAAGAGGAGGAAATAGAAGGTGCTGGAAAATCAATAACACCACACATGTTCTGCAAGACTCTCACTGCTTCGGATACCAGCACTCATGGTGGTTTTTCTGTCCCTCGCCGGGCGGCAGAAGATTGCTTTCCTCCCTTG GATTACAGACAACAGAGGCCCTCACAGGAGCTGGTAGCCAAAGATCTGCATGGTATAGAGTGGAAATTTCGGCATATCTATCGGG GTCAGCCACGACGGCATCTGCTCACTACTGGATGGAGTGCATTTGTAAACAAGAAGAAGCTTGTCTCTGGTGATGCTGTGCTTTTCTTGAG GACTGGTGATGGAGAGCTTAGGCTAGGAGTGAGACGAGCTGCCCAAGCCAAAACATGTTCAAATTATCTGGCTCCCTATAGCCAGCTGTTGAATGTCACTGGTATTGTAGATGCGGCTAATGCCATATCTAGCAGAAATGCCTTCAACATTTCTTATAACCCAAG GGGTAGCACATCTGACTTCATTGTACCTTACCACAAATTTTCAAAGACTCTTGCACATCCCTTTTCAGCTGGAATGAGGTTTAAGATGCGTGTTGAAACAGAAGAGGCAGCTGAGCAAAG GTTCACCGGACTTGTTGTAGGAGTCAGCGATGTAGATCCAGTTCGATGGCCTGGTTCGAAATGGAGGTGCCTATTG GTCAGATGGGATGATCTTGATGTTTCTAGACATAATAGGGTTTCTCCATGGGAGATTGAGCCATCTGGTTCAGCTCCTGTATCCAGCAGCTTGGTGATGCCTTCTGCAAAGAGGACCAGGGTTGGCTTTCCAATTTCAAAGGCAGATTTTCCAATTCCTAGAG ATGGAATTGCAGTATCAGACTTTGGGGAATCTTCTAGGTTCCAGAAGGTCTTGCAAGGTCAAGAAATTTTGGGGATGCATGCTCCTTATGGTGGACTTGATGCTCAGAGTCCTCGTCCAGGGGGGTTAAGATGCTTTCCTGGTTTTCCTAGTTCTGGGACATCTAGAATGGGAAACAGCATTAGACCCCTGCTTTGTGACAATGACAAGTCCCATGAAAGCATTGGCTTTAGTGAATCTCTTCGATTTAATAAGGTCTTGCAAGGTCAAGAAATTTTTTCAAACCCTCCTTACGGGAAAGGTCCAGCTGGTAGCCAGATGCATGAGAAAAGTAGAAGTGGTATTTTCGTCGGTATTCAGGTTCCAAGCCATGGAAACAGGTGGTCCGCTCCAAATCAGGGTAATCGCACTCACTACAATCCAAGTACTCTTGTCCCAGCATCATCACCAGCTTCTGTACTCACTTTTCAGCATCCAAGCGCTCCAGCTTCAAAGTTCCAGGGTATGTTCAATCATAAACATGGGAGGCTTGAGACTGGCACCCGGGCTTCTTTAGATATGTCTGAGAGCTGTAGTAGGCAGCTCGCATCTGGCTCACATACTGAGGACATCAGTAGGAAGGAAGGTACTCAAGAAATCAGTTCTTTTGGTTTCTTAAAGGAGCAAAAGCAAACAGGAATTTCATATCTTTCTCTTGGGACACAGTCGTCATTCAATGGCAATCAGAATTTAGTATCCATGTGTAAAACCAGTTGCAGGATCTTTGGATTCCCCTTGACCGACAGTAAACTAACTGCAACTAGAGCGGAGAATCCCGCTGAAGATGTATATTCACATGGTCTAGAAACGACATTTCTCCCTTCCAATGATGGAAAGTTGCAGCCAGGGCCACCATTGATGACTAATGTTGCGGGAACAAATTTTACTAAA GAACATTTGGCGTGTATGTTCCTGTGA